In the Salarias fasciatus chromosome 13, fSalaFa1.1, whole genome shotgun sequence genome, one interval contains:
- the vstm4a gene encoding V-set and transmembrane domain-containing protein 4a, whose amino-acid sequence MYFSIVVLVLTEALVSEVCHTLNVTVTPGPIVLVTEKDNLTLSCLVSQRKRSSSVLILRWFFSPLAAPPQPLPSLPPSLPPALEPSQNLIVKIGIRKMKLYGNYTRQFSQGKFRLYEDKEGEVYRLRILSVTGTDQGFYTCKVQEIRKHRNTWRASSNGTSTTQITVHFTPEDRTSERLRLLFADVYLCAVLICSLGLLSIFLFSLVLACQYLLRRHRLKASYLLVKCPESSSGETVTSSSSSSSSSPGTQRKDTRQKNERRVTVKPPKLPEEPPPHIPAKVPVAAKRPQKPRRSKTQPKRSTAPRVSQEDSLTYAELELVRPRLEPPAPSSPDPAPSSPDTVYAQILFQEKQL is encoded by the exons ATGTACTTCTCTATAGTGGTCCTTGTCCTGACTGAGGCCCTGGTCTCAG AAGTATGTCACACCCTGAATGTGACAGTCACCCCCGGACCGATTGTCCTGGTAACAGAGAAAGACAACCTGACACTGTCTTGTTTGGTTtcccagaggaagaggagcagcagcgtcCTCATTCTTCGCTGgttcttctctcctcttgctgctcctccacagcctCTGCCTTCCCTTCCGCCCTCGCTTCCTCCCGCTCTTGAGCCCTCTCAGAATCTAATTGTGAAGATCGGCATAAGGAAAATGAAGCTGTATGGGAACTACACCCGTCAGTTCTCCCAGGGGAAGTTCCGCCTGTATGAGGACAAGGAGGGAGAAGTGTACCGGCTGCGGATACTCAGCGTGACGGGGACAGACCAGGGTTTTTACACCTGTAAAGTACAGGAGATCCGCAAACACAGAAATACATGGAGAGCGTCCTCCAACGGCACCAGCACCACACAGATCACAG TGCACTTCACCCCTGAGGACAGGACCAGTGAAAGACTCCGACTTTTATTTGCAG ATGTGTATCTGTGCGCGGTGCTGATCTGCTCGCTGGGCCTGCTGTCCATCTTCCTGTTCAGCCTCGTCTTGGCCTGTCAGTACCTCCTCAGGAGACACAGGCTCAAAG CCAGTTACCTCCTCGTCAAATGTCCAGAAAGCAG TTCAGGAGAGACTGTAACCAGCTCCAGCAGTTCCTCCAGTTCCTCCCCGGGTACACAAAGGAAAGACACCAGACAGAAAAATGAGAGAAGAGTAACAGTAAAACCACCAAAACTACCTGAAGAACCACCCCCTCATATACCAGCCAAAG TACCCGTTGCTGCAAAGAGACCTCAGAAGCCCAGAAGGTCGAAGACTCAGCCAAAGAGATCTACAGCT CCCCGGGTCTCACAAGAAGATAGCCTGACATATGCCGAGCTGGAGCTAGTCAGACCGAGACTGGAGCCCCCGGCCCCCTCCAGCCCCGACCCCGCACCCTCCAGCCCAGACACTGTGTACGCTCAGATCCTCTTCCAGGAGAAACAGCTGTAA